The proteins below are encoded in one region of Aphelocoma coerulescens isolate FSJ_1873_10779 chromosome 4, UR_Acoe_1.0, whole genome shotgun sequence:
- the LOC138109904 gene encoding toll-like receptor 1 gives MICFCVSVKKQDKAGKLDSMKSLTNIYVFTCVFTFTLWNNIQPTVEDEFIANYSSSLLTNIPKIIPVRTEVLDLSHNRISGLSISEFIYLSDLQVLNLSHNLITVLDFSVFIFNENLEYLDLSHNNILKVCCLTLAYLRHLDLSFNKFTALPICQEFGNMFHLEYLGLSATMIRRSDFRYIKHLQLHTVFLTLGNFSLYEPQSLTVLNTRNLHIAFAANQNFSFPLLYDGMSTSENLKIVNVRYTLSYKDFPSPPLMLLKKIKTTALMLDAVDLQWAIILQIFMLIWYSPVEHLTVRNLTFRGPLEELIEYAFLPVLSSVEQLISLDGSMKALTLEHVRNKVYYFNQEILYRQFSEMNIASLTIYDAYMPHMLCPNRTSSFEYLNFSHNALTDELFQNCGTLVDLKSLILQKNKFESLPKVSFMTSRMKSLKYLDMSNNLLRHSGADMQCQWAESLTELDLSSNQLADAVFECLPVNVRKLGLQNNQISSVPRGVAELKSLEELNLASNRLADLPGCSGFPSLQFLNVEMNSILTPSADFFRSCPRVRELQAGHNPFKCSCELQAFIRLERQSGGKLFGWPAAYVCEYPEGLRGTELKDFHLSQLACNTTLLLVTALLLTLVLVAAVAFLCIYLDVPWYVRMTWQWTQTKRRAWHNPTRDPGTVLQFHAFISYSERDSLWVKNELIPNLEKGEGCVQLCQHERNFIPGKSIVENIINCIEKSYKSIFVLSPNFVQSEWCHYELYFAHHKLFSENSNSLILILLEPIPPYLIPARYHKLKALMAKRTYLEWPKERSKRALFWANLRAAISVNLPVPREAIE, from the coding sequence ATGATATgcttctgtgtttctgtaaaaaaacAAGATAAAGCTGGAAAGCTGGATAGCATGAaatccctcacaaatatctatGTCTTTACTTGTGTCTTTACATTCACACTATGGAATAATATCCAGCCAACTGTAGAAGATGAATTTATTGCAAATTATTCAAGCAGTTTGCTAACTAACATTCCAAAAATCATTCCAGTTCGTACTGAAGTATTAGATTTATCACATAATAGGATCTCTGGACTTAGTATCTCAGAATTTATCTATCTTTCTGACCTTCAAGTACTAAATCTTTCTCATAATCTAATTACGGTGCTTGACTTTagtgtctttatttttaatgaaaatttagaATACTTAGATTTATCTCATAATAACATTTTGAAAGTTTGCTGTCTAACTCTTGCATATCTTAGACATTTAGATCTTTCTTTCAATAAGTTCACTGCCCTGCCCATCTGTCAGGAATTTGGGAACATGTTTCATTTGGAGTACCTTGGATTAAGTGCTACGATGATACGAAGGTCAGACTTCAGGTATATCAAACATTTGCAGCTGCACACTGTCTTCCTGACCTTGGGAAACTTTTCTCTCTACGAGCCTCAGAGTCTGACAGTCTTGAATACAAGGAACCTCCACATTGCTTTTGCAGCAAACCAAAACTTCAGTTTTCCCCTCTTGTACGATGGAATGAGCACTTCAGAAAACTTAAAAATAGTTAACGTAAGATATACCTTGAGCTACAAAgatttcccctctcctcctttAATGCTTCTGAAGAAAATCAAGACAACAGCTCTCATGCTTGATGCTGTGGACTTACAATGGGCTATCATCCTGCAAATTTTCATGCTTATTTGGTATTCACCTGTGGAACATTTGACTGTGAGAAATTTGACTTTTCGGGGACCATTGGAGGAGTTGATTGAATATGCATTTCTACCCGTATTAAGCTCTGTGGAACAATTAATCTCTTTGGATGGCTCCATGAAAGCATTAACTTTGGAGCATGTTCGTAATAAGGTTTATTATTTCAACCAGGAGATTCTATACAGACAGTTTTCAGAGATGAATATTGCCAGTTTGACAATATATGATGCATATATGCCACACATGCTTTGCCCCAATAGAACAAGCTCATTTGAGTATTTAAATTTTTCTCACAATGCCCTGACAGATGAGTTGTTCCAGAATTGTGGCACTCTCGTGGATCTGAAATCACTTATTTTGCAGAAGAACAAATTTGAGAGCCTTCCCAAGGTAAGTTTCATGACCAGCCGTATGAAATCACTGAAATATCTGGACATGAGCAACAACCTGCTGCGCCACAGTGGTGCTGACATGCAGTGCCAGTGGGCTGAGTCCCTGACAGAGTTGGACCTGTCCTCCAATCAGTTGGCGGATGCTGTGTTTGAGTGCTTGCCAGTCAACGTCAGAAAACTCGGCCTACAAAACAATCAGAtcagcagtgtccccaggggggtGGCGGAGCTGAAATCCTTGGAAGAGCTGAACCTGGCATCGAACAGGCTGGCTGACCTGCCAGGGTGCAGTGGCTTTCCGTCCCTGCAGTTCCTGAACGTCGAGATGAATTCGATCCTCACCCCATCTGCTGACTTCTTCCGGAGCTGCCCAAGGGTCAGGGAGCTGCAGGCCGGGCACAACCCATTCAAGTGTTCGTGTGAGCTGCAAGCCTTTATCCGCCTGGAGAGGCAGTCAGGGGGGAAGCTGTTTGGCTGGCCGGCGGCATACGTGTGCGAGTACCCGGAAGGCTTGCGAGGAACGGAGCTCAAGGACTTCCACCTGAGCCAGCTGGCTTGCAACACGACGCTCCTGCTTGTGACAGCGCTGCTGCTGACGCTGGTGCTGGTGGCTGCGGTGGCCTTTCTGTGCATCTACCTGGATGTGCCGTGGTACGTGCGGATGACGTGGCAGTGGACGCAGACGAAGCGCAGAGCTTGGCACAACCCCACCAGAGATCCGGGAACCGTTCTGCAGTTTCACGCGTTCATTTCCTACAGCGAGCGCGATTCGCTGTGGGTGAAGAACGAGCTGATCCCGAACCTGGAGAAGGGGGAGGGCTGCGTACAACTGTGCCAGCACGAGAGAAACTTTATCCCCGGCAAGAGCATTGTGGAGAACATCATTAACTGCATTGAGAAGAGCTACAAGTCGATCTTTGTGTTGTCTCCCAACTTTGTGCAGAGTGAGTGGTGTCACTATGAGCTGTACTTTGCCCATCACAAGTTATTCAGTGAGAATTCCAACAGCTTAATCCTCATTTTACTGGAGCCAATCCCTCCGTACCTTATCCCTGCCAGGTATCACAAGCTGAAAGCTCTCATGGCAAAGCGCACCTACCTGGAGTGGCCGAAGGAGAGGAGCAAGCGTGCCCTATTCTGGGCTAACCTGAGGGCGGCTATTAGCGTTAATCTGCCAGTACCTAGGGAAGCAATTGAGTAG